The DNA region GCGAGGTTTCAGCAGTTGGAAGAAGGGAAAAAGCAACAGCTGGAAGCCCAGAATCGGAAGTTCGAGGAGGTGCAGGTGAAATCCCAGGCCATGGAAATTGCCTTCAGTAATCTCAGTCAAAAGTGCCAAACCTTGGAGCAGGCTCTTTCCAGACAGGCCAAGACCTTGGAGGAATCGGCGCAGATTGTTGCGTCCCACACAAAGATTCTCGATGACCACTCGAACAGCCTAGCCGAGCATTCGGGCGAGTTCAACACCCACTCTGAAAAACTCGCTGCACACACCCAAATCCTTACCGCACAAGAAGGAGCCCTTTCGCAGCAAAGGCAGGCCCTTGCTCAACAGTCTGAAGCGCAAGCTAACCAAAGCCAAGAGCTTGCAAATCAAGTCCAAAAACTCGACACTGTTGCCGAATCGTGGCGCAACGAGTTGGACATGAGGCTTGTCACCATCACTAAGACGTGGCAGCACCAACTTGAGGGAAGGCTTGAAAAGTCCAACGCCTCTCTACTACACCAGCAGAATCTCACAGGCGACATGTTTGATATCCGTACAGGATTGATGACAGTGATTGATAAGGTGAATAAGATGGAGACGCGGTTTTCCGGTATCGATGACACGTTGGGGTCAGTGGGCAATAAGACCAACAAGATGGAGGAGCGACTTTCCAACATTGATGTGGACACGCTGGATGCTATGGGCGACATTACTGTCCAGTTCCCCAACCTTGAGGAGAAGGTTAAGAGTTTGGAAGGGAATGTGAAAGCGCTTGAAGGCAACGTCAAGAACTTGCAAACAGAAGTCAGCAAAGTTCAACGACAACGATTCGAATCACCGACCATGGTGACGATGCCGACAACTGTCGAAGCGCCACTGGCAGGCTCTGCTGGGGTATCGAAGCAAGTCTTCTCGGCGACCATGCAGGCCATTACGGCCAAGTTTGGCGATTTGATCAATGCAGTTAAAAACGACTTCACGGCACTGGAAGACCGGGTGCAGTCGCTCGAAGCCAAGGCGTCCCTTAAGCAGGAGACTCTTGGCAATCCGGATATGCGGTCTGACATTGCCCGACTAGACCTGGCTTTGACCAACTTGAAGTCGGAGGCGACACACAACAAAGTCCAGATCAACAGTCTGACCGAGACTGCCAATAAGCTGGCCAAGAATCACCAAGTGGTCGAGGACACTTTGAAAAGCAACATCGGTTCTTTGACTATGAGTATAAGCACCCTAGATGACCGCTTCAACAACCTGACCACCAAGAGCCTCTTTGACCACATGGTTTCGTACATCTCGACGCTCTACCCAGAGCCGGCTCAAATCAAGATGGATATTCGTCACCTCTTTGACCTGGTCAAGACGCTGCAGGCAGGCTTGCAGGACTGCCAGGGCAAGGTTGAAAAGGTGGACGACATGGCGAAGGCGTTGGATTCGGATTACCACACAAATGTGAAGAAACGGAGGATTGATTCAAGCCCTAATATGGCGGGGCTGAACGGAGTTCCGAAGGGCGTTGCCTCCTAGGTGCCTGAGCAACCCGGGGGAGGAGACCTGGGCCAAGGTGTACGACAACGCGCTGCCATGCCGGCTATATGGTCAGGAACAAGATGGCCATTTGGAATTTAGGGGCAAGATTCTACGAGAAGAGAGCCTTGATTACTTGGCCTGGGTTTGCTCGGTGTGGTTGGAGAGTCTACAACTACCCCACGGGAGGGAGTGTGCATTTTTACGATTCTGCGCATTTCTTGTTTCTTCACAGCGTTGGGTTTTCCATCTTTATGCCCTTGACTTTTCGGTCACCCCGAGACTTTTGGTATGATTTACCAGCACGGCGTTATGGTTCGTTGAATGTTTTGGGGTGGGAAGGAAGGGCAAAGGACAGAGGCATGGTGTGCCAGTGACTACCTGGCACACAACGCTTTGCTCACGTATATACGTTGGAACCACTCATGTGTTTTTTTGCATCGCATTGCTATTATGATTTACAGCATGGCGTcttggtttgggggttgaCAAGCTGTCTTTAAATTACGTTGCGAAGACTAGAGGGAAGcaggaagggaaggaaaagggaaagaagcCTTGTGCTATAATGGAGCCTCGTTGATTTCATCATCGACATCATGTTCGACCACGAACAACAGACGTTACATTCGTCAGTGGCATTTTCTTATTTCTATCAATAACACCGACAGGCAGCAGGTTATGGCATCTGAAGTTGGTTAAggaaggaggaaggcgaggtcAAGGGAAGCGAGGAGTTTTGTatttttggtggtgacgtCTCACCTTAGATGTAAAATGGGCAGATTAAGCTGCCTGACAAGTGACATATATGTGTTGCGGGCTAATTGTTAGATTACTAAATCAAACATTGTAATGTGTGTATCTGTGTTTGATTTTGGTTTGTCTAAATGTGAGCAGTCTATGAAGGGAACAGAGCCTTGCCAGGAACTGGAGTACCTAGGGGTGAGACAGATCACGTCAGCTGTCATACTTAAGCTTTGGGCTCCGGCGGCTTGGTTAAGAGGGATGCAGAAAGTCAAAACTGGgcatgtcttttttttgggggggggggggcagctGATGCCAAGACTTATGTGTTATTTTCCCGGTTTGAATCTGTTGGATGAGATCGGACCAAGTGCCGGGTGATGGGCTGGCGCTAGGCCGAGATGGTTTGTTTCTTCCAACCGAGTGACTGTTTATCTGTCTACTCCGTACCCAGGAAGAATGGGAAGAGTGATGGATGAGGGTGTACCTGTGACGATGAGAAGAACAGACGGGAACATCTTCTAGGTGTAAATAAAAAAGTCCCCAGCGCAAAAAGAGCCAATAACTCTGCAGACAGCTTTCAGGTCGACCCGCCCGTAAAACAGAGCTGGAGCACACCACTGACACTTCCCTGTCACCCTGTTCGCTGCCCCCGGTCCCCGGCGACTCCACTGTTCGCGCACCGCTGCCCGCCCGCGGGAATCCACCCTCGGCTTCCCACTGTCCACTGCCTGCACTGTCCGTTGTCCGCTGCCCACACCCACAGCAACACCCACGCCCACACCATCCTCAGCATCACTACGTCCGGACCGCACGATACCATCTCCGATTTTCCCGCGTTCGAGCCGGCTCGTGATCACGCTCGACCCCCGATTCCACTTCCCATACCTACCGCGCCCCTTCGATTGACCAGTCCGTTGCCCTGTCGCCATCATATGCGGGCAACATCACGACCAACCTACCGTCTTTTCGAGAGATGTGCTCGTGTCTGAGCCGCGAAGATAAGGTCGCTTCTCGGAGGCTGGGATAAACTCGGAGGACAACCACCGATTTCGACATCGTGAGGCGGTATTATTTTCTTCTG from Podospora pseudopauciseta strain CBS 411.78 chromosome 6, whole genome shotgun sequence includes:
- a CDS encoding hypothetical protein (EggNog:ENOG503PRHR) → MSSDRRASGALPSRRGLDERWDSWGSRDVRRDDYSKRESRDDYYRSGDRERERERERERERDRDRDRDKDRDRDCDRQKLSSHHVASLVASVDSDPVSGGARQDCSAATGTPTRQLDVSTKGAGGVEEALKHLAAMLAEKTRFKLHLELLKKSQAQRNKEYEKVKRNAASFASVPDLQKEYRDKSDKEIKDVEHHLRKLHSMEQNAITFFINCLTSFPNQTGLQAHALAQSQASTEEFKAALAALTKTVEQQQESLKRQEEGWKEHGEAVATQIAQAEENLKSRDETTKDMFAKLEAKFEARFQQLEEGKKQQLEAQNRKFEEVQVKSQAMEIAFSNLSQKCQTLEQALSRQAKTLEESAQIVASHTKILDDHSNSLAEHSGEFNTHSEKLAAHTQILTAQEGALSQQRQALAQQSEAQANQSQELANQVQKLDTVAESWRNELDMRLVTITKTWQHQLEGRLEKSNASLLHQQNLTGDMFDIRTGLMTVIDKVNKMETRFSGIDDTLGSVGNKTNKMEERLSNIDVDTLDAMGDITVQFPNLEEKVKSLEGNVKALEGNVKNLQTEVSKVQRQRFESPTMVTMPTTVEAPLAGSAGVSKQVFSATMQAITAKFGDLINAVKNDFTALEDRVQSLEAKASLKQETLGNPDMRSDIARLDLALTNLKSEATHNKVQINSLTETANKLAKNHQVVEDTLKSNIGSLTMSISTLDDRFNNLTTKSLFDHMVSYISTLYPEPAQIKMDIRHLFDLVKTLQAGLQDCQGKVEKVDDMAKALDSDYHTNVKKRRIDSSPNMAGLNGVPKGVAS